One stretch of Amycolatopsis tolypomycina DNA includes these proteins:
- a CDS encoding GNAT family N-acetyltransferase has product MPPYRKMSLHLETERLTLRPWAEQDADRLRALHAERGTGMPTAEHIRTVIAKQLAAPAETGISLLPVQRRREGDFIGYCGLIVGRATLDEPEIAYELFRHAHGRGYAAGNAPSLRVLEKLGFTRHHISTEPSGEVV; this is encoded by the coding sequence ATGCCGCCGTACCGGAAGATGTCGCTGCACCTCGAGACCGAGCGGCTGACACTGCGCCCGTGGGCCGAGCAGGACGCCGATCGGCTGCGCGCCCTGCACGCCGAGCGCGGCACCGGGATGCCCACCGCCGAGCACATCCGGACTGTCATCGCGAAGCAGCTGGCCGCGCCGGCGGAAACGGGGATCTCGCTGTTGCCCGTCCAGCGCCGCCGCGAAGGTGACTTCATCGGCTACTGCGGGTTGATCGTCGGCCGCGCCACCCTCGACGAACCGGAGATCGCGTACGAGTTGTTCCGGCACGCGCACGGGCGCGGCTACGCCGCGGGGAACGCACCGTCGTTGCGCGTTCTGGAAAAACTCGGATTCACGCGGCACCACATCTCCACCGAGCCCTCCGGCGAAGTGGTGTAG
- a CDS encoding LLM class flavin-dependent oxidoreductase: MKTATTVEFSKDTRTTLDFVLEAEKLGLDVCWVAEAWGSDAPSALGYLAARTDRIRLGSGIIQLGTRTPVAIAQAALTLADLSGGRFALGLGPSGPQVIEGLHGVPFAKPLTRMRETVEIVRQAFAGEKISFSGKAFEIPLPGEGRPMRLSTAPNPDIPIYLATLSPKLLELTGEVADGWLGTSFVPEGADAYFTHLDAGLAKAGRQREDIDVCQGAEVAFADNEDELRTLVGSRKKELAFSLGGMGSAGTNFYNDAYSRQGWADVAAEVRERWQAGDRDGAAALVTDEMVLGTTLIGTEEMVRDRLRVWRDTGIDTVRLYPAGETLDARLTTLGRALELI; encoded by the coding sequence ATGAAGACCGCGACGACCGTCGAGTTCTCGAAGGACACCCGCACCACGCTGGACTTCGTGCTCGAGGCGGAGAAACTCGGCCTCGACGTCTGCTGGGTGGCCGAAGCCTGGGGCTCGGACGCGCCGTCCGCGCTCGGCTACCTCGCCGCGCGCACCGACCGGATCCGGCTCGGCTCCGGCATCATCCAGCTGGGCACGCGCACGCCGGTCGCCATCGCGCAGGCCGCCCTCACCCTCGCCGACCTGTCCGGTGGCCGGTTCGCGCTCGGGCTCGGCCCGTCCGGGCCGCAGGTGATCGAAGGCCTGCACGGCGTCCCGTTCGCGAAGCCGCTGACGCGCATGCGCGAGACCGTCGAAATCGTCCGCCAGGCGTTCGCGGGGGAGAAGATCTCCTTCTCCGGCAAGGCGTTCGAGATCCCGCTGCCCGGCGAGGGCCGCCCGATGCGGCTGTCCACCGCGCCGAACCCGGACATCCCGATCTACCTCGCGACGCTGTCGCCGAAGCTCCTGGAGCTCACCGGCGAGGTCGCCGACGGCTGGCTCGGCACCAGCTTCGTGCCCGAAGGCGCCGACGCGTACTTCACCCACCTCGACGCCGGACTCGCGAAGGCGGGCAGGCAGCGCGAAGACATCGACGTCTGCCAGGGCGCCGAAGTCGCCTTCGCCGACAACGAAGACGAGCTGCGCACCCTGGTCGGCAGCCGCAAGAAGGAGCTCGCCTTCAGCCTCGGCGGGATGGGCTCGGCCGGCACGAACTTCTACAACGACGCCTACAGCCGCCAGGGCTGGGCGGACGTCGCCGCCGAGGTCCGCGAGCGCTGGCAGGCCGGTGACCGGGACGGCGCCGCCGCGCTCGTCACCGACGAAATGGTGCTGGGCACGACGCTGATCGGCACCGAAGAGATGGTGCGCGACCGCCTGCGCGTGTGGCGCGACACCGGCATCGACACCGTCCGGCTCTACCCGGCCGGCGAAACCCTCGACGCGCGTCTCACGACGCTCGGTCGCGCATTGGAGCTGATATGA
- a CDS encoding TetR/AcrR family transcriptional regulator, with protein sequence MPKQRDVQAQRELLSNATWQVLADDGLPGLTLRAVAERAGCTTGLVMHAFPTKKALLRHARDLLYERTAVRADAAEAACTQPFDALAAVLGQAVDLPHGHHEESRVWVGFLAAALADDDLAERHRAANRSFLARVRRLVAACRPEWTDERLELTTKSLVALVEGLNVLAAADPPTYPARLQQAALGEALAPLA encoded by the coding sequence TGACGTGCAGGCGCAACGAGAGCTGCTCTCGAACGCGACGTGGCAGGTCCTCGCCGACGACGGCCTGCCGGGGCTGACGCTGCGCGCGGTCGCCGAGCGCGCCGGCTGCACGACGGGCCTGGTGATGCACGCGTTCCCGACGAAGAAGGCGTTGCTGCGGCACGCACGCGACCTGCTGTACGAGCGCACGGCGGTGCGCGCGGACGCGGCGGAGGCGGCGTGCACCCAGCCGTTCGACGCACTCGCGGCGGTGCTCGGCCAGGCGGTGGACCTCCCGCACGGCCACCACGAGGAATCCCGGGTCTGGGTGGGCTTCCTGGCCGCGGCACTGGCCGACGACGACCTGGCCGAGCGCCACCGCGCGGCGAACCGTTCGTTCCTCGCCCGCGTGCGCCGCCTGGTGGCGGCCTGTCGTCCTGAGTGGACGGACGAGCGGCTCGAGCTGACGACGAAGAGCCTGGTGGCGCTGGTGGAGGGGCTGAACGTCCTGGCCGCGGCGGACCCGCCGACCTACCCGGCCCGGCTGCAGCAGGCCGCGCTGGGGGAGGCGCTCGCTCCGCTGGCTTGA
- a CDS encoding cupin domain-containing protein, whose amino-acid sequence MNPIDLNEVLASFDAAWSPRIVTRVNDYDIRLARFDGEHVWHVHEHTDEFFLVLDGEIEIGLRDPDERVVTLGRGQVFVVPKGTSHKPSSKAGASVLLVEPAGTLSVGDVHDDVPDHVEVTTGHLV is encoded by the coding sequence ATGAATCCGATCGACCTCAACGAAGTCCTCGCGAGCTTCGACGCCGCCTGGAGCCCGCGCATCGTCACCCGCGTCAACGACTACGACATCCGCCTCGCCCGGTTCGACGGCGAGCACGTCTGGCACGTCCACGAGCACACCGACGAGTTCTTCCTCGTCCTGGACGGCGAGATCGAGATCGGCCTGCGCGACCCGGACGAACGCGTCGTCACGCTCGGCCGCGGACAGGTGTTCGTGGTTCCGAAGGGCACGTCCCACAAGCCGTCGTCGAAGGCGGGTGCGAGCGTGCTGCTCGTCGAGCCGGCGGGGACGCTCTCGGTCGGCGACGTGCACGATGACGTCCCTGATCACGTCGAGGTGACCACCGGGCACCTCGTCTGA
- a CDS encoding GlxA family transcriptional regulator has product MPQEFSHRVVAIVTEESNPFELGVATELFGLRRPELDRPWYDFTLCAATPAVRMNLGMFTLSDVAGLEAADAADTLIVPARPNTGVPTDPAIIAAIRRAADRGARLVSFCTGALALAEAGVLDGKRATTHWQWAASLAARFPRVHWEPEVLFIDEGNVLTAAGSAASLDLGLHIIHRDHGAEVVNAVSRRLVFTGHRDGGQRQFIARPVPAVPETSLAPVLAWALERLDQPLTVPDLAARAATSPATLHRKFRAELGTTPLAWLTTERVSLACRLIERGELRLDRVAASSGFGTAANLRAQLRRHTGLSPSAYRRRFGPAA; this is encoded by the coding sequence ATGCCGCAAGAATTCTCGCACCGGGTGGTCGCGATCGTCACCGAGGAGTCGAACCCGTTCGAGCTGGGCGTGGCGACCGAGCTGTTCGGCCTCCGCCGCCCCGAACTCGACCGGCCCTGGTACGACTTCACGCTCTGCGCGGCGACGCCCGCGGTCCGGATGAACCTCGGCATGTTCACCCTGTCCGACGTCGCCGGCCTCGAGGCGGCCGACGCGGCGGACACGCTGATCGTCCCGGCCCGCCCGAACACGGGCGTCCCGACGGACCCGGCGATCATCGCGGCGATCCGCCGGGCCGCCGACCGCGGCGCCCGCCTGGTCAGCTTCTGCACCGGGGCGCTCGCCCTCGCCGAAGCGGGCGTGCTCGACGGCAAGCGCGCGACCACCCACTGGCAGTGGGCCGCTTCCCTGGCGGCGCGGTTCCCGCGGGTGCACTGGGAACCGGAGGTGCTGTTCATCGACGAGGGCAACGTCCTCACGGCGGCGGGCAGCGCGGCCTCGCTCGACCTCGGCCTGCACATCATCCACCGCGACCACGGCGCCGAGGTCGTCAACGCGGTCAGCCGCCGCCTGGTGTTCACCGGCCACCGCGACGGCGGCCAGCGCCAGTTCATCGCCCGCCCGGTACCGGCGGTCCCGGAGACGTCGCTGGCGCCGGTCCTGGCGTGGGCGTTGGAGCGCCTGGACCAGCCCCTGACGGTGCCGGACCTGGCCGCACGGGCGGCCACCAGCCCGGCGACGCTGCACCGGAAGTTCCGCGCGGAGCTGGGAACAACACCGTTGGCATGGCTGACGACGGAGCGGGTGAGCCTGGCGTGCCGCTTGATCGAGCGCGGCGAGCTGAGGCTGGACCGAGTGGCGGCTTCGAGCGGCTTCGGAACAGCAGCGAACCTGCGAGCGCAGCTGCGGCGCCACACCGGCCTCAGCCCAAGCGCTTATCGCCGCCGCTTCGGCCCGGCGGCGTGA
- a CDS encoding molybdopterin-dependent oxidoreductase gives MTGEWHRTACSLCYLNCGLEVQLDGRKITRVRGDKAHPRSGGYLCQKAQRLTFYGDHEDRLTTPLRRRPDGTHEPIGWDTALTEIAAKLHAIRDADTAAGRPGSFAYVGGGGQGNHSGGAYGASLLKWMNSTRHFNALSQEKTGDFWVNGHLFGSTLVHTAEDVEHCDLLVVLGCNPWQAHGFNNARHALNTLKNDPDRRMIVIDPRRTETAELADLHLSLRPGTDAYLLGAILALLLERGGADERFLAERTEGFDEVAAVLAKVPVDEWIAHAEVSRVDVERAVELILAAEAMTVRVELGIQQGRHSTLNSYLEKLLYLLTGHFGRRGTNNLHSWLLPLWGATTGQRSEITGFEYIGGLLPANTLAEEILADHPNRVRAVWVESSNPANTFAGTRDVERALEAAELSVVVDVAYTETAALADYVLPAASQHEKWEFTLFTFEWPTNYFQLRRPLLDPLPGTLVEAEIYARLFDALGVLPPSDVLAELAAGPRTDLQAGLGALVQAMPERAAILPVLLYRTLGASLPDGAASIAPLWAGCHRAARTMTVPVQRALGSSATGARLGEELFDRVLAGPTPFSAHEQDEVWTLLRRDRVQLAVPELLDWLAALDPAAERTDPAYPFSLINGQRRAHNANQILRDPRWRRTDPDGALRARPEELASIGAAPGDWVAVVTSAGRVVVRAEADPALRPGQLALPHGYGMAHPDAHGRRVVSGPRINLLTDALDRDPIAGTPHHKDVPARLEPVTEEERARAAADSETVASGRS, from the coding sequence ATGACCGGCGAGTGGCACCGCACCGCGTGCAGCCTCTGCTATCTCAACTGCGGGCTGGAGGTGCAGCTCGACGGCCGGAAGATCACCCGCGTCCGCGGCGACAAGGCGCACCCCCGCTCCGGCGGCTACCTCTGCCAGAAGGCCCAGCGCCTGACCTTCTACGGCGACCACGAAGACCGCCTGACGACGCCGTTGCGCCGCCGACCCGATGGCACGCACGAGCCGATCGGCTGGGACACCGCGCTCACCGAAATCGCCGCGAAGCTGCACGCGATCCGCGACGCCGACACCGCGGCCGGGCGGCCTGGCTCGTTCGCCTACGTCGGCGGCGGTGGCCAGGGCAACCACTCCGGCGGCGCGTACGGCGCGTCGCTGCTGAAGTGGATGAACTCCACGCGGCACTTCAACGCGCTTTCGCAGGAGAAGACCGGCGACTTCTGGGTCAACGGGCACCTGTTCGGCTCGACGCTCGTGCACACCGCCGAGGACGTCGAGCACTGCGACCTGCTGGTCGTGCTCGGCTGCAACCCCTGGCAGGCGCACGGCTTCAACAACGCCCGGCACGCGCTCAACACGCTCAAGAACGACCCGGACCGCCGGATGATCGTGATCGACCCGCGGCGCACCGAGACCGCGGAACTGGCCGACCTGCACCTCTCGCTGCGCCCGGGCACCGACGCGTACCTGCTGGGCGCGATCCTGGCGCTGCTGCTCGAACGCGGCGGCGCGGACGAGCGGTTCCTCGCCGAACGCACCGAAGGCTTCGACGAGGTCGCCGCCGTGCTGGCGAAAGTGCCGGTTGACGAATGGATCGCGCACGCCGAGGTGTCCCGTGTGGACGTCGAGCGCGCGGTCGAGCTGATCCTCGCGGCCGAGGCGATGACCGTCCGCGTCGAGCTGGGCATCCAGCAGGGCAGGCACTCGACGCTCAACAGCTACCTCGAGAAGCTGCTGTACCTGCTCACCGGGCACTTCGGCAGGCGCGGCACGAACAACCTGCACTCGTGGCTGCTGCCGCTGTGGGGCGCGACGACCGGGCAGCGCTCCGAGATCACCGGCTTCGAGTACATCGGTGGCCTGCTGCCGGCCAACACCCTCGCCGAAGAGATCCTCGCCGACCACCCGAACCGCGTCCGCGCGGTCTGGGTCGAGTCGTCGAACCCGGCCAACACCTTCGCCGGGACGCGGGACGTCGAACGCGCGCTGGAGGCCGCGGAGCTGTCCGTGGTCGTCGACGTCGCCTACACCGAGACGGCCGCGCTGGCCGACTACGTGCTGCCCGCGGCGTCCCAGCACGAGAAGTGGGAGTTCACGCTCTTCACCTTCGAGTGGCCGACGAACTACTTCCAGCTGCGGCGGCCGCTGCTGGACCCGCTGCCGGGCACGCTCGTCGAAGCCGAGATCTACGCGCGGCTGTTCGACGCGCTCGGCGTGCTGCCGCCGTCCGACGTCCTCGCCGAGCTGGCCGCGGGACCGCGCACGGACCTGCAGGCGGGCCTCGGCGCCCTGGTCCAGGCGATGCCGGAGCGTGCGGCGATCCTGCCGGTGCTGCTCTACCGCACGCTGGGCGCGTCGCTGCCCGACGGCGCCGCGTCGATCGCGCCGCTGTGGGCGGGCTGCCACCGCGCGGCGCGGACGATGACCGTGCCGGTGCAGCGCGCGCTGGGCAGCTCCGCCACCGGCGCGCGGCTCGGCGAAGAGCTCTTCGACCGCGTCCTGGCCGGCCCGACGCCGTTTTCGGCGCACGAGCAGGACGAGGTGTGGACCCTCCTGCGCCGCGACCGCGTCCAGCTGGCCGTGCCGGAACTGCTGGACTGGCTGGCCGCGCTGGACCCGGCCGCCGAGCGGACCGACCCGGCGTACCCGTTTTCGCTGATCAACGGGCAACGGCGGGCGCACAACGCGAACCAGATCCTGCGTGACCCGCGCTGGCGCCGCACGGATCCGGACGGCGCCCTGCGCGCGCGTCCCGAAGAGCTGGCGTCGATCGGCGCCGCACCGGGGGACTGGGTGGCCGTGGTGACGTCGGCGGGCCGGGTGGTCGTCCGCGCCGAGGCCGACCCCGCGCTGCGGCCGGGCCAGCTCGCGCTGCCGCACGGCTACGGCATGGCCCACCCGGACGCCCACGGCCGCCGGGTGGTCAGCGGCCCGCGGATCAACCTCCTGACCGACGCGCTGGACCGCGACCCGATCGCCGGTACGCCGCACCACAAGGACGTCCCGGCGCGCCTGGAACCCGTGACGGAGGAGGAACGGGCCCGGGCGGCGGCGGACAGCGAGACCGTCGCGAGTGGACGGTCCTGA
- a CDS encoding SRPBCC family protein, translated as MEWTGARYADLPTAEVWTWIDAAPEDVWPVVSDISLMPELSPELQFVEWCEEGRKFLGRSKHDAFGEWETTSYVVECEAPRVFAWAVQDPDEPSAVWKFTLEPERGGTVLTQWMRMGPGRSGLSFAIDRMPEKEEKIVFVRMREFETAMQGNLAVIKARIEAR; from the coding sequence ATGGAGTGGACGGGTGCGCGGTACGCCGACCTGCCGACGGCCGAGGTGTGGACCTGGATCGACGCCGCGCCCGAGGACGTCTGGCCGGTGGTCTCGGACATCTCGCTGATGCCCGAGCTGAGCCCGGAACTCCAGTTCGTCGAGTGGTGCGAAGAAGGCCGCAAGTTCCTCGGCCGCAGCAAGCACGACGCGTTCGGCGAGTGGGAGACCACCTCGTACGTGGTGGAGTGCGAAGCGCCACGCGTGTTCGCGTGGGCCGTGCAGGATCCCGACGAGCCCAGCGCCGTCTGGAAGTTCACGCTCGAGCCCGAAAGGGGCGGCACGGTCCTGACCCAGTGGATGCGGATGGGGCCGGGCCGGTCCGGGCTGTCGTTCGCCATCGACCGGATGCCGGAGAAGGAAGAGAAGATCGTCTTCGTCCGCATGCGGGAGTTCGAGACGGCGATGCAGGGCAACCTCGCCGTGATCAAGGCCCGGATCGAAGCGCGATGA
- a CDS encoding winged helix-turn-helix transcriptional regulator, with amino-acid sequence MKRTSFAQWPCSIARTMDLLGDWWTPLVLRDAFYGVRRFDEFQQALGIARNTLADRLKRLVDEGLLEKVPYQTEPVRYDYVLTEKGRDFYPVLLAMTRWGDKWLATEAGPPITVHHLACGHDTHAEIVCAGCREPLTPDDTRMRRGPGFPARLAQRPDVEERFARQE; translated from the coding sequence ATGAAACGGACATCGTTCGCGCAGTGGCCGTGCTCTATTGCGCGCACCATGGACCTGCTCGGTGACTGGTGGACGCCGCTGGTGCTGCGGGATGCCTTCTACGGTGTGCGCCGCTTCGACGAGTTCCAGCAGGCGCTCGGCATTGCGCGCAACACCCTCGCCGACCGGCTCAAACGGCTGGTCGACGAGGGGTTGCTGGAGAAGGTTCCCTACCAGACCGAGCCGGTGCGCTACGACTACGTCCTCACCGAAAAGGGCCGCGACTTCTACCCGGTCCTGCTCGCCATGACCCGCTGGGGCGACAAGTGGCTGGCCACCGAAGCCGGCCCGCCGATCACCGTCCACCACCTTGCCTGCGGGCACGACACGCACGCCGAAATCGTCTGTGCCGGCTGCCGGGAACCGCTGACGCCGGACGACACGCGGATGCGGCGCGGTCCCGGTTTCCCGGCGCGGCTGGCGCAGCGTCCGGACGTCGAGGAGCGCTTCGCCCGGCAGGAGTGA